One Thermoplasma volcanium GSS1 genomic window carries:
- a CDS encoding tyrosine-type recombinase/integrase, with protein sequence MFNCVLRLKEACDLKISNIYDDTIKVLGKGQKERLVYLPPETKEALMDYLKVRTPEKNLEDRDYVFTTASWKKLSYNYFTKICHEISIMAGVKWHPHMVRHTYATELFKSGVNIYYVARLLGH encoded by the coding sequence TTGTTTAACTGCGTATTAAGATTAAAGGAAGCATGCGACTTAAAAATATCAAATATTTACGATGATACAATAAAAGTTTTAGGCAAGGGACAAAAAGAAAGATTAGTATATTTGCCTCCAGAGACAAAGGAAGCTTTGATGGATTATTTAAAGGTAAGGACTCCGGAGAAAAATTTGGAGGACCGTGATTACGTTTTTACTACTGCATCCTGGAAGAAATTGAGCTATAATTATTTCACGAAAATATGCCATGAAATAAGCATAATGGCCGGAGTAAAATGGCATCCGCATATGGTAAGGCATACGTATGCTACTGAACTTTTCAAATCCGGAGTGAATATTTATTACGTTGCGAGATTGTTAGGCCACTAG
- the aroC gene encoding chorismate synthase: protein MFYLGNVLKLSLFGSSHGESVGSLVDGFPVGYKIPLDYIQKYMEYRRPGNTIITSQRKEEDVVKIISGMHNGFTDGSPITMIIENKNVISSYYEELKENPRPGHSDYTLYVKYGDFRNYEGGGFLSGRMTAPLVAAGALAKSYLDSLGIKITSYMKSIGEVTCDEIRGDPYNFETRIPDPEKNSLATSLLVDIMKSGDSIGGRIDTIVEGLPPGVGEPFFNSVESEISRAMFSIPAVKAIEFGDGFTLSKMKGSEANDPFTVLDGHILTKTNHNGGILGGMTTGMPVKFSIAVKPTPSIHKKQDTINLISKEKSEITVKGRHDPCVAIRAVPVVECLTAFVLMDLMMMGGFIDRYGNVRGRSLL from the coding sequence ATGTTTTATCTTGGCAATGTACTAAAGTTAAGCCTATTTGGCTCATCCCACGGTGAAAGCGTCGGATCCTTAGTAGACGGATTTCCTGTTGGATATAAAATTCCTCTCGACTACATACAAAAATATATGGAATACAGAAGGCCAGGCAATACTATTATAACTTCCCAAAGGAAGGAAGAGGATGTTGTAAAGATAATATCTGGGATGCACAACGGCTTCACGGACGGTAGCCCTATAACTATGATCATAGAGAACAAGAACGTCATATCCTCTTACTATGAAGAACTGAAAGAAAATCCGCGGCCCGGACACAGTGATTACACATTATACGTAAAATATGGGGATTTCCGCAATTACGAGGGGGGAGGTTTCCTCTCCGGGCGGATGACAGCTCCGCTGGTCGCTGCAGGTGCATTGGCAAAATCTTACCTAGATTCTCTAGGAATAAAGATAACAAGCTATATGAAGTCGATTGGAGAAGTTACTTGCGATGAAATTAGAGGTGACCCATATAATTTTGAGACGAGAATTCCAGATCCAGAAAAAAATTCTCTAGCAACATCACTCTTAGTAGACATAATGAAGTCAGGAGACAGTATTGGAGGAAGGATCGACACAATAGTTGAGGGTTTGCCCCCTGGAGTGGGAGAACCATTTTTTAATTCTGTGGAAAGTGAGATATCAAGGGCTATGTTTTCGATACCAGCCGTAAAGGCTATAGAGTTCGGCGATGGTTTCACTTTGTCTAAAATGAAAGGTTCAGAGGCAAACGATCCGTTTACAGTGCTCGACGGCCATATTCTAACTAAAACAAACCACAATGGCGGCATACTTGGAGGCATGACAACAGGCATGCCAGTAAAGTTTTCTATAGCAGTAAAACCAACGCCGTCGATTCACAAGAAGCAGGATACAATAAACCTGATCAGCAAGGAAAAATCCGAAATAACAGTAAAGGGCAGGCATGATCCTTGCGTTGCGATAAGGGCGGTACCGGTCGTCGAGTGTTTAACTGCATTCGTGTTAATGGATCTCATGATGATGGGGGGCTTTATAGATCGATACGGAAACGTAAGAGGAAGATCACTTTTATAA
- a CDS encoding alpha/beta hydrolase, producing the protein MPIDPQVRKYLDAMSKVSVPELNKTPIEDLRKIFDTPASGAPKVKISVVEDMILDTDAAKLPARLYDDSNSDSLVLYFHGGGFVFGSIETHDSLCRRIAKYSGSKVISVGYRLGPENKFPVAQIDAFNSYLYVLKRSEELGVDSDKIALMGDSAGGNLAAVASLMARDKGIKLPRLQVLVYPSTGPDMTSKSYLEYSSIYLTKELLNWFSSQYLNSIEDALNPYFSPILADLSGLPEAIVVTDEYDPLLEQGETYSATLRDSGVPVTSIRVNGMIHGFLSNFHLFRAADVSLMMISGAIHTILES; encoded by the coding sequence ATGCCTATAGATCCACAAGTAAGAAAATATTTAGATGCGATGTCGAAGGTAAGCGTTCCAGAACTCAACAAGACTCCAATAGAAGATCTTAGAAAGATATTCGACACTCCGGCCTCTGGTGCTCCTAAAGTGAAGATATCCGTAGTTGAGGATATGATCTTGGATACCGATGCAGCTAAGCTTCCTGCTAGACTATACGACGATTCTAATTCAGATTCACTTGTACTCTACTTCCATGGCGGCGGTTTCGTTTTTGGGAGTATAGAGACGCACGATTCGCTGTGCAGGCGGATAGCGAAGTATTCTGGATCGAAGGTAATATCAGTAGGCTATAGGCTAGGCCCGGAAAACAAGTTCCCTGTAGCCCAAATAGACGCGTTTAATTCTTATCTGTACGTTTTGAAAAGAAGCGAGGAATTAGGTGTGGACAGCGATAAGATAGCATTAATGGGAGACAGCGCTGGAGGGAATCTTGCAGCCGTAGCAAGCCTGATGGCGAGGGATAAAGGTATAAAGCTTCCTAGGCTGCAGGTCTTAGTATACCCATCAACGGGTCCAGATATGACTTCTAAATCGTACCTGGAGTATAGTTCGATCTATTTGACCAAAGAGCTCTTGAACTGGTTTTCTTCCCAATACCTAAATAGCATTGAGGACGCTTTAAATCCTTACTTTTCGCCTATACTAGCCGATTTATCTGGTCTTCCAGAAGCTATTGTAGTAACAGATGAATACGATCCTTTACTGGAACAGGGCGAAACTTACTCTGCAACGCTTAGGGATAGTGGAGTGCCAGTTACATCAATTAGGGTAAACGGCATGATACACGGATTCCTATCAAATTTCCATCTTTTCAGGGCGGCAGATGTTTCATTGATGATGATTTCAGGTGCAATTCACACCATTTTGGAGAGTTGA
- a CDS encoding 2,3-diphosphoglycerate-dependent phosphoglycerate mutase — protein MNRAILVRHGESETNLYGIISSDYDRYPLTQYGREQVTFIAPKLAELKFDGIITSPILRAVQTARIIANKCGLEILTDDRVRESGFGPYNNMHISEIPWKSREDMKMEPWESHVKRMREVINEYDGSYIIVSHAYPIKALICDMLGMGEDDCYSVEIKNASMSAIDVTNGRVLSIGTFLISDRVKRFFS, from the coding sequence ATGAATAGGGCCATACTGGTAAGGCACGGAGAAAGCGAAACCAACCTCTACGGCATAATATCATCCGATTATGATAGGTATCCATTAACTCAATACGGTAGAGAGCAGGTTACCTTTATTGCACCTAAACTTGCCGAACTCAAGTTTGATGGCATCATTACTAGCCCAATCCTCCGTGCAGTACAGACCGCTAGGATCATTGCTAATAAATGTGGCCTTGAAATATTAACTGATGACAGAGTCAGAGAATCAGGGTTTGGCCCATATAATAATATGCACATTTCTGAGATCCCGTGGAAGAGCAGAGAGGATATGAAGATGGAACCTTGGGAATCGCATGTAAAACGCATGAGAGAGGTAATCAACGAATATGATGGTAGTTATATAATCGTTAGCCATGCATATCCAATAAAGGCTCTAATATGCGATATGCTTGGCATGGGAGAAGATGACTGCTACAGCGTAGAGATAAAGAATGCTTCAATGAGTGCAATTGATGTTACGAATGGAAGGGTCCTTAGCATAGGCACGTTCTTGATAAGCGATAGAGTCAAAAGATTCTTTTCATGA
- a CDS encoding ROK family protein, which translates to MALKILGYDVGGTKISTVVGNDNGNILSNVRMPTVKHLGKKRLIEEMITMGDAALKKAGVDKPDMIGIIFAGPVDNKKGVVIASPNIFGLSNFNIVEPIQKYYGAKTYLENDATAAAIAERLFGSGKNVDNFVYMTLSTGIGGGIFINGKLYKGAHGMAGELGHSVIMVNGPTCGCGRRGCLEALAGGKAIARRVIENLNAVRDSNFFSRIRPTEITAEKVFEGKKKGDMFSQLILEETIYYLAVGIVNIINILDPELVIIGGGISKAGKDLFDPLNDAIREEFKSMYRPFKIVPGLENGSDLAAISVPLYKESE; encoded by the coding sequence GTGGCATTAAAGATTCTAGGCTATGACGTTGGAGGTACGAAAATTTCAACTGTGGTCGGAAACGATAACGGAAATATACTTTCAAATGTGCGTATGCCGACTGTCAAACATCTTGGGAAGAAAAGGCTTATTGAAGAAATGATAACGATGGGTGATGCTGCACTCAAAAAAGCCGGTGTTGACAAACCAGACATGATAGGGATAATTTTTGCCGGGCCGGTAGACAACAAAAAGGGAGTAGTTATAGCTTCCCCCAACATATTCGGGCTAAGCAACTTCAATATCGTAGAACCAATACAAAAGTATTATGGAGCTAAAACTTACTTGGAAAACGATGCTACAGCCGCTGCTATAGCTGAAAGGCTTTTTGGATCTGGAAAGAACGTCGATAATTTTGTGTATATGACGCTCAGTACGGGCATTGGAGGCGGCATATTCATAAACGGAAAATTATATAAAGGTGCCCACGGAATGGCAGGAGAATTGGGCCATAGTGTTATAATGGTAAACGGCCCTACTTGCGGATGCGGAAGAAGAGGCTGCCTAGAAGCCCTTGCAGGAGGCAAAGCTATAGCAAGGAGGGTCATAGAGAACCTTAACGCTGTGAGGGATTCGAATTTCTTCTCAAGAATAAGGCCGACAGAGATAACGGCTGAAAAGGTATTTGAAGGAAAGAAGAAAGGTGATATGTTTTCACAGTTGATTCTCGAAGAAACAATATACTATTTAGCTGTTGGCATAGTGAACATCATAAACATACTTGACCCTGAATTGGTTATAATTGGAGGCGGCATATCAAAGGCAGGCAAGGATCTCTTCGATCCGCTGAATGATGCAATTAGAGAAGAATTTAAAAGCATGTACAGACCATTCAAAATAGTGCCCGGATTAGAGAATGGATCTGATCTTGCTGCAATATCTGTGCCACTGTATAAAGAGAGCGAATGA